The following are from one region of the Anguilla rostrata isolate EN2019 chromosome 7, ASM1855537v3, whole genome shotgun sequence genome:
- the LOC135258540 gene encoding glutaredoxin domain-containing cysteine-rich protein 1-like: MEGEMFKLEDEKPQKRVRFRVSSANSGRVLKEMFRNEGPSDSLDSDTTSTSEAERASTPSTSDTSGHFSGFLGSELDDSESEPDDLLMYAGASKDRAFGTKRINILSNNGTVRGVRHKVSAGQALFNNLSNVYGPEFMLEYGRIVIYTTSFRVIRTTFERCELVRKIFQNHRVKFLEKNIALNSEYSKDVEERCRKVGELPSLPVVFIDGHYLGGAEKILDMNESGELQDLLIKIEKVQHPHGCSMCGGFAFVPCPVCHGSKMSVFRNCFTDTFKALRCTACNENGLQPCRSCAL, from the exons ATGGAGGGGGAAATGTTCAAACTGGAGGATGAGAAGCCGCAGAAGAGAGTTAGGTTTCGCGTGTCATCGGCGAATAGCGGTCGGGTCCTGAAGGAGATGTTCAGGAATGAGGGACCGTCAGATTCTTTGGATTCAGACACCACCAGCACTTCGGAGGCCGAACGGGCCAGCACCCCTTCAACCAGCGATACTAGCGGCCACTTTAGTGGATTTCTCGGCTCAGAGCTGGATGACAGTGAGAGCGAGCCTGATGACCTGCTGATGTATGCTGGTGCCTCCAAGGACCGGGCATTCGGCACTAAGCGAATCAACATTCTCAGCAACAATGGGACTGTGCGGGGGGTCAGGCACAAAGTCAGTGCTGGCCAAGCGCTGTTCAACAACCTATCCAATGTCTATGGG CCAGAATTTATGCTGGAGTATGGGCGGATCGTGATCTACACCACCAGCTTCCGCGTCATCAGGACAACCTTTGAGCGCTGTGAGCTGGTGCGCAAGATCTTCCAGAACCACCGGGTAAAATTCCTGGAGAAGAACATAGCCCTGAACAGCGAGTACAGCAAAGATGTGGAGGAGCGGTGCAGAAAGGTGGGGGAGCTCCCCTCACTCCCTGTGGTCTTCATTGATGGACACTACCTTGGG GGTGCAGAGAAAATACTGGATATGAATGAATCTGGAGAGCTTCAGGATCTTCTCATTAAAATTGAG AAGGTACAGCACCCCCATGGGTGCTCAATGTGCGGGGGCTTCGCCTTTGTCCCCTGTCCCGTGTGCCATGGCAGCAAGATGTCTGTCTTCCGCAACTGCTTCACAGACACATTCAAGGCCCTCCGGTGCACCGCCTGCAACGAGAATGGACTGCAGCCCTGCCGCAGCTGCGCACTGTAG
- the LOC135259662 gene encoding interferon-induced very large GTPase 1-like has product MESLKENLSQVKQSLMELENLYKDGKDQHDATVKATEETICLALNIPRENWINTGQPLKVIVESLQRQLDILQSPSYSCEVISDKDVMKNASGGLALEGIYKTSNLEDLLEKREQLIAIPESLSLTSPKQDSMYEQKEFSSYKSQSVHEKVIQKLGFSLSTSLKIGYGSFSLGSAVDGNKLSEKEDTHTNSHEESYILQTKHNYIPLACCFIEKEMLLLSDGAINALKEIEMLILHSNKSKTIRNKVKDFYERFGSHVNQGPIHFGGIFQWRACAAGFSSSDLSEMKKLTSDALNAYIGAGYSGSFQNFSGTGTTSASQLTGSFTGKHKETLISQVQLSFSKTGGPAEVDNHLQWKCHLATNNKTWSVIDRGTTLIPVWEILTATHEDDFTDAFNLSRILMETYTDITKLNVEQVLEEDLCEVKKAKILIQSVKNWSASECESHLTTLLKLKTRLLQKTGSHNTWILVCLSDQILQNYLLEVTTVNKSSKFLTILMQNLLEPDICKVENFPNRSKIMNWIYQKEDDKDISVSEFSELYKRLQHAKKELEDSRYALSCVEEDFSAKKNATITATLSLNSWCKTLRENDQKETELLIVSIATVLGYNTEVKTFDHVLDLNEIDFLLTKLQYAFSRYSCLKEQCATRAQAYLFLTALTLSTDEDIQISNKEKRKRLQLIQTQLKDNISFAIKSAIENSQDNWQLLEKALYSIKMGTHNSDEHPVLEESVFHLENVLRKQLPSVSEIEPTDELNTSGNNTAGVKMDSFMHLLEKLGLSGSYPKKITKKDVLVINSLSLSINEPTTEKELSNLYLYKLMILDYQARYLCVKPEAGSMSLNDGGVTAEDDEDCFDVGDKSIQSVSVKKEQIHPMDIHMAIFHCSNDFLRQYIFTKLSASQFGLPILVPSPCTEEVEFPLWALRHITRSWQSKNGSTSGKYNNRQMFNTPVPIVSFIRLGSSNYNSKSQILNGVISKQRHSVFFHRHCRGSTSNSLLMNGVVEIAWYCPGGKGDDIFDDCVAFLNLHGDAAEHPKQLEFLQAVSTVNVLLLSEHAMSEAAKKISQELCKSPVPLICLFSGKEHIQQSTNPRTVRIAAKNRNQAELTDELTSQIKQCICLNKQTTSLEGCSTAARKLQFKVDEDNKSCQDAYSQATKLTCLLKKGNVPTLKERFLPLQGELWRDWCIKDKEQYRLRVKERESLEQQLSRISAEMTHIRLRQLKTPLNEFMRLFLECLTSSVNHKDTILYRLQWLSILLDDISMEALAELEEDYLSTWRKMREVQKDKEKATHVHQMQSELSSICDKMVTTTVGLQHLMREVGQLYEANQMTAKGKENTKQYSSSLPDIGVKMLLSGYPLELMDGDTAHVPVKWIEAVLEKLTETCGDRKLFVLSMLGLQSSGKSTLLNTMFGVQFSVSAGRCTRGAFMQLIPVDSSIRNQLGYDFVLIVDTEGLRSPELSTKISVNHDNELATFIIGIGDITVINIMGENPSEMQDILQNCVQAFLGMKQVKITPSCIFVHQNVADASAGQKNIEERRRLLQKLDNMATIAAKEENIDSINEFSDVIQFDIESQVFYFKNLLEGDPPMAPPNPSYSQNVQELKTKLLTIAEWKTEHKFSSFSEFKLRVGDVWRALLQENFVFSFRNTVEMMVYTSLEEKYAAWSWELRKYALEMQSKLFNQIGSNLIQDVNVLELMEHFDNQVYNQLQQDIEKYFTEDEHRETLITWRAKIDKRFSNLRTELIDGTVKKCKELVTFKKNISALDQKKTEYTALLTKQSKTIASNLKTQRLDDMQVTKEFDKLWMNWTADVDKAYTPNECVNVKAVVEVILQKYFEKQPDVFQKIKGETGMFEFDKKKHVSQNIIQKITQWRQDFSNQVQKEVNHAVTKYVTAKEKSKEDFNESFIYEILKTIEMTIAEFEHSTGNLKFTNEFKADLSIHICMKYVSRFQRMQETFNTPNHPLTYLQSQRGNYLQAFRNYCKGAHSVTIFVDFLCKHIKPGVLVAVNDKTSQHIASKIKSNNPAFNSNRSNLENHILKHLATVEDFSAFAEYIDFPKKYFESFIQEKTNNFCSDTGKLRMMHEENLGTFNNLILLASIEATREVEDKKGNASMWLDCFCKTLGEHMVINRNDLHTIENEDIEDWQFFKDVMAKSLDEILKDEKAIDMGTLRKKPTEYLFNQLQGCWEQCPFCKAICTNTIPNHDGEHSVTFHRCDALAGWHYEGTDHFSINFCATDVSSDEKLFPRCNENESIPYKTYRKAGDHKWNITPDGSVQRYWKWFICNFQEQLENKYKYKFVGRGAIPNEWKTFTKASVLAELI; this is encoded by the coding sequence ATGGAGTcattaaaagaaaatctgtCTCAGGTAAAGCAGAGTCTAATGGAGCTTGAAAACTTGTATAAAGATGGCAAAGATCAACATGATGCTACAGTGAAAGCCACAGAGGAAACAATATGTCTTGCTTTGAATATCCCAAGGGAAAACTGGATCAACACTGGTCAACCTCTGAAAGTTATCGTAGAAAGCTTACAAAgacagctggacattttacagagtCCATCATATTCCTGTGAAGTGATTTCAGACAAGGACGTTATGAAGAATGCATCTGGAGGACTGGCTTTAGAAGGGATTTACAAAACCAGCAATCTGGAGGACTTGCTGGAGAAACGAGAGCAGCTCATTGCGATTCCAGAGTCCCTTTCACTTACCAGTCCAAAACAAGATTCCATGTATGAACAGAAAGAATTTTCATCTTACAAATCCCAGTCAGTACACGAGAAAGTCATTCAAAAACTAGGCTTCAGCTTGAGCACCTCATTGAAAATTGGATATGGGAGCTTTAGCCTTGGCTCTGCAGTAGATGGAAATAAattgagtgagaaagaggacacacatacaaattcaCATGAAGAGTCATACATCTTACAAACAAAGCACAACTACATCCCATTGGCTTGCTGCTTTATTGAGAAAGAGATGCTTTTGTTATCTGATGGAGCCATCAATGCCCTTAAAGAAATTGAAATGCTCATTTTACATTctaacaaaagcaaaacaataagAAACAAAGTTAAGGATTTTTATGAGAGATTTGGCTCCCATGTGAACCAGGGCCCTATACACTTTGGAGGGATTTTCCAGTGGAGAGCTTGTGCTGCAGGCTTCAGTAGCAGTGATCTGTCAGAAATGAAGAAGTTGACATCTGATGCTCTGAATGCTTACATTGGTGCTGGATATAGTGGGTCTTTTCAAAATTTCTCAGGAACAGGAACAACTTCTGCTTCACAGCTTACGGGATCTTTTACCGGGAAACACAAAGAAACCCTGATCAGTCAGGTGCAGCTCTCATTCAGTAAAACTGGTGGTCCTGCTGAGGTTGATAATCACTTACAGTGGAAATGCCATCTTGCCACTAATAATAAAACCTGGAGTGTTATTGATCGAGGAACAACACTGATTCCTGTATGGGAAATACTCACAGCTACTCATGAAGATGACTTCACAGATGCTTTCAATTTAAGCAGAATATTAATGGAAACATACACAGATATCACTAAGCTAAATGTGGAACAAGTATTGGAAGAAGATCTTTGTGAggtaaaaaaagcaaaaattctTATTCAATCAGTAAAGAATTGGTCTGCCTCAGAATGCGAATCTCACTTGACAACATTACTAAAATTAAAAACCAGGCTTCTTCAGAAAACAGGATCCCACAACACCTGGATTCTAGTATGTCTCTCTGATCAGATTCTTCAGAACTATCTGTTGGAAGTGACTACAGTAAACAAAAGTTCAAAATTCCTTACTATTTTGATGCAAAATCTGCTGGAACCTGATATTTGTAAGGTAGAAAACTTCCCAAACAGAAGTAAAATCATGAATTGGATCTACCAAAAGGAGGATGACAAAGACATTTCTGTTTCTGAGTTCTCAGAGTTGTACAAAAGATTGCAGCATGCCAAAAAAGAACTGGAAGACAGCAGATATGCATTAAGTTGTGTTGAAGAGGATTTCAGTGCCAAGAAAAATGCTACTATCACGGCAACCCTTTCACTGAATTCATGGTGCAAAACACTGAGAGAAAATGATCAGAAGGAAACAGAACTATTGATAGTATCCATAGCCACAGTCTTAGGATACAACACTGAAGTCAAAACATTTGATCATGTTCTGGATTTAAATGAAATCGATTTCTTGCTGACTAAACTGCAGTATGCATTTAGCAGGTACTCCTGTCTGAAAGAACAGTGTGCCACCAGGGCTCAGGCCTACCTGTTCCTGACAGCTTTGACTCTGTCCACTGACGAGGACATACAGATCTCcaacaaagagaaaagaaaaagattacagctcatacagacacaacTAAAAGACAACATTTCCTTTGCCATTAAATCAGCAATTGAAAACAGCCAAGATAACTGGCAGTTGCTTGAGAAAGCACTATACTCCATCAAAATGGGTACCCATAATAGTGATGAACATCCAGTGTTAGAGGAGTCTGTTTTCCACCTGGAGAACGTGCTGCGAAAGCAACTACCATCTGTATCAGAGATTGAGCCTACAGATGAGCTGAACACATCTGGAAATAACACTGCAGGTGTAAAAATGGACAGCTTTATGCATTTGCTTGAAAAGTTGGGCCTAAGTGGCTCTTATCCCAAAAAGATTACGAAAAAGGATGTTCTTGTTATAAACAGTTTATCTCTGAGTATAAATGAGCCTACAACAGAGAAAGAATTGAGCAACCTTTATCTCTATAAGCTCATGATTTTAGACTACCAAGCCAGATATCTTTGTGTAAAACCTGAGGCAGGTAGCATGTCTTTAAATGATGGTGGAGTGACTGCGGAGGATGATGAAGATTGTTTTGATGTTGGCGACAAATCCATCCAGAGTGTGAGCGTCAAAAAGGAACAAATTCATCCAATGGATATTCATATGGCCATTTTCCACTGCTCAAATGACTTTTTGCGACAGTATATTTTTACTAAACTCTCTGCTTCTCAGTTTGGCCTGCCAATTTTAGTACCCAGTCCCTGTACAGAAGAGGTTGAATTTCCCCTCTGGGCATTGCGGCACATCACTAGATCATGGCAAAGTAAAAATGGATCGACATCTGGAAAGTATAATAACAGGCAAATGTTCAATACTCCAGTGCCAATTGTTTCCTTCATCAGATTAGGATCATCAAATTACAACTCTAAATCCCAGATATTGAATGGTGTCATTAGCAAACAGAggcacagtgtttttttccatcGTCATTGCAGGGGCAGCACTTCAAACAGCTTGCTCATGAATGGAGTCGTGGAGATTGCATGGTACTGTCCTGGAGGGAAGGGAGATGACATATTCGATGACTGTGTGGCCTTTCTAAACCTTCATGGTGATGCAGCAGAGCATCCAAAACAACTAGAGTTTCTTCAGGCAGTGAGTACTGTCAATGTGCTTCTGCTTTCAGAGCATGCTATGAGTGAAGCTGCAAAAAAGATTTCCCAGGAACTTTGCAAGTCTCCTGTCCCCTTGATCTGTCTCTTCTCAGGGAAAGAACACATTCAGCAGTCAACAAATCCTAGAACGGTGAGAATAGCTGCAAAGAACAGGAATCAAGCTGAGTTAACAGATGAACTGACTTCACAAATCAAACAGTGCAtctgtttaaataaacagaCTACAAGCCTTGAAGGCTGCAGTACAGCAGCAAGAAAACTACAGTTCAAAGTCGATGAAGATAATAAATCATGTCAGGATGCTTATTCACAAGCTACGAAGTTAACCTGCCTTTTGAAGAAGGGAAATGTGCCTACTCTCAAGGAGAGGTTTTTGCCTTTGCAAGGTGAACTGTGGCGTGATTGGTGCATAAAAGACAAAGAGCAGTATCGCCTGCGAGTCAAAGAAAGGGAAAGCCTTGAACAGCAGTTGAGTAGAATATCAGCTGAGATGACACATATCCGTTTGAGACAACTGAAAACTCCTCTCAATGAATTCATGAGATTGTTCTTGGAATGCTTAACATCATCAGTTAATCATAAAGACACAATTTTGTACAGGTTGCAGTGGCTCAGCATCCTCCTGGATGACATTAGCATGGAAGCACTTGCAGAACTTGAAGAGGACTATCTCTCAACCTGGAGAAAAATGAGAGAAGTACAAAAGGATAAGGAAAAAGCAACACATGTACATCAAATGCAATCAGAACTCAGCAGCATATGTGACAAAATGGTCACTACAACAGTTGGCCTTCAGCATCTAATGAGAGAGGTTGGCCAACTCTATGAGGCCAATCAAATGAcagcaaaaggaaaagaaaacactaaACAATATTCCAGCTCTCTTCCAGATATAGGAGTTAAAATGCTTCTTTCTGGATATCCACTTGAACTAATGGATGGAGACACTGCCCATGTGCCTGTTAAGTGGATTGAGGCTGTTCTGGAAAAACTCACTGAAACATGTGGTGACAGAAAGTTATTTGTTCTGTCCATGCTAGGGCTTCAAAGTTCTGGGAAATCCACACTGCTGAACACCATGTTTGGTGTTCAGTTTTCTGTGAGCGCAGGAAGGTGCACCCGTGGAGCCTTCATGCAGCTCATACCGGTGGACTCCAGCATCAGAAATCAACTGGGATATGACTTTGTCCTCATTGTGGACACAGAGGGTCTCCGATCACCAGAGCTCAGTACAAAGATATCAGTGAACCATGACAATGAGCTTGCCACTTTCATCATTGGAATTGGTGACATAACTGTAATTAACATTATGGGGGAAAACCCATCCGAAATGCAGGACATTCTTCAGAATTGTGTGCAGGCTTTTCTGGGGATGAAACAGGtcaaaattacaccaagttgcatttttgtacatcaGAATGTTGCCGATGCATCGGCAGGACAAAAGAACATAGAAGAGAGAAGACGTCTCCTGCAGAAACTTGATAATATGGCTACCATAGCAGCAAAGGAAGAGAACATTGATAGCATTAATGAATTCAGTGATGTAATACAGTTTGACATTGAATCCCAAGTGTTCTACTTCAAGAATCTTCTGGAGGGGGATCCTCCCATGGCCCCACCAAACCCTTCCTACAGTCAGAATGTGCAAGAGCTGAAGACCAAGCTGCTAACAATTGCAGAGTGGAAAACAGAGCATAaattttcctcattttcagAATTCAAATTACGGGTTGGTGACGTTTGGAGAGCACTTTTACAGGAGaactttgttttcagttttagaaACACAGTTGAAATGATGGTGTACACTTCTCTAGAAGAAAAGTATGCAGCATGGTCATGGGAGCTGAGAAAATATGCTCTGGAGATGCAGAGCaaacttttcaaccaaattGGCAGCAACTTGATTCAGGATGTGAATGTACTAGAACTGATGGAGCATTTTGACAATCAAGTCTATAATCAACTGCAGCAGGACATAGAAAAGTATTTCACAGAAGACGAACATAGAGAAACTCTAATAACATGGAGGGCGAAAATTGACAAACGTTTCAGCAACCTAAGAACTGAGCTCATTGATGGGACAGTAAAGAAATGCAAAGAACTGGTTACCTTCAAGAAAAACATATCAGCACTAgaccagaaaaaaactgaatatacaGCACTGTTAACCAAGCAGAGCAAAACCATAGCATCCAATCTAAAAACACAACGCCTTGATGACATGCAGGTGACAAAAGAATTTGACAAACTCTGGATGAACTGGACAGCTGATGTAGACAAAGCATACACCCCcaatgagtgtgtgaatgtaaaagCTGTAGTGGAGGTAATCCTCCAAAAATACTTTGAAAAACAGCCAGATgtctttcagaaaataaaaggtgAAACAGGGATGTTTGAGTTTGacaagaaaaaacatgtttctcaAAATATTATTCAGAAGATAACACAATGGAGGCAGGATTTCTCTAATCAAGTTCAAAAAGAAGTGAATCATGCTGTCACAAAATATGTCACTGCAAAAGAAAAGAGCAAGGAAGATTTTAATGAAAGCTTCATCTATGAGATATTAAAAACTATTGAGATGACCATTGCTGAATTTGAGCACTCCACAGGCAATCTTAAGTTCACAAATGAATTCAAGGCAGACCTGTCCATTCATATTtgcatgaaatatgtttcaagGTTTCAGAGGATGCAGGAAACCTTTAACACACCAAACCATCCACTGACATATCTACAAAGCCAAAGAGGCAACTACCTCCAAGCATTCAGAAACTATTGCAAAGGAGCACATTCTGTAACaatatttgttgattttctcTGTAAACACATCAAGCCAGGAGTTCTGGTTGCAGTGAATGATAAAACCAGTCAGCACATTGCAAGTAAAATTAAATCCAACAATCCAGCGTTCAACAGCAATAGATCAAATCTTGAGAATCACATACTGAAACATCTAGCAACTGTGGAGGACTTCAGCGCATTTGCTGAATACATTGACTTCCcaaagaaatattttgaaagttttatCCAAGAAAAGACCAATAACTTTTGCAGTGATACTGGAAAACTGCGTATGATGCACGAGGAAAATCTTGGAACCTTCAACAATCTGATTTTATTAGCAAGCATAGAAGCAACCAGAGAAGTGGAAGATAAGAAAGGAAATGCATCCATGTGGCTTGACTGCTTCTGTAAAACATTGGGGGAGCACATGGtaataaacagaaatgatttGCATACCATTGAAAATGAAGACATTGAAGACTGGCAGTTTTTCAAAGATGTGATGGCCAAGTCTCTTGATGAAATTCTGAAGGATGAAAAGGCAATTGACATGGGAACTTTGAGAAAGAAACCAACTGAATACCTCTTCAACCAGCTGCAGGGGTGCTGGGAACAGTGTCCTTTCTGCAAAGCCATCTGCACAAACACCATCCCTAACCATGATGGAGAACACAGTGTAACGTTCCATCGTTGTGATGCACTTGCTGGCTGGCACTACGAGGGCACAGATCATTTTTCAATCAATTTCTGCGCCACAGATGTCAGCAGTGATGAAAAATTATTTCCTCGTTGTAATGAGAATGAGAGTATCCCCTACAAGACCTACAGAAAAGCTGGAGACCATAAATGGAACATTACTCCAGATGGCAGTGTGCAGCGCTACTGGAAATGGTTCATCTGTAATTTTCAGGAACAATTggagaataaatataaatataaatttgtggGTAGAGGTGCAATCCCAAATGAATGGAAAACATTCACAAAAGCATCTGTTTTGGCAGAGTTAATATAA